In one Salipiger abyssi genomic region, the following are encoded:
- a CDS encoding CaiB/BaiF CoA transferase family protein has protein sequence MSLPLAGVTIVDFSRILSGPYATMILADLGAVVIKVERPGRGDGARALPPLKDGKSGFFAAINRGKRSIALDLEAEADRSLLDRLLDRADVLVENFRPGVMARHGLDWEALRPRLPRLIYASVSGYGQTGPDAKRPAYDAVVQARGGLMGLTGTADAPARAGSSVGDLAGGMFLVQGILAALYDREKTGRGRRVDIGLLDAQLALMEQAVPQTALGPAPQASGTRHPALAPCEAVAASDGPFMLAAGTDAQFERLCLALQLPLAEDPRFADNAARLAHVRLLKRLIEAATLEHPRSHWLSRLTAAGVPCAPIQSMEQVMKDPQLLSRNMIVDVLDRYGRASFKAAGNPIKMSEMEDRPARPAAPELDGNRADILRWLGAD, from the coding sequence ATGTCGCTTCCCCTCGCCGGCGTCACCATCGTCGATTTCAGCCGGATTCTCTCCGGCCCCTATGCCACCATGATCCTCGCCGATCTCGGCGCGGTCGTGATCAAGGTCGAGCGCCCCGGGCGCGGCGACGGTGCCCGCGCGCTGCCGCCGCTGAAGGACGGCAAGAGCGGCTTTTTCGCCGCGATCAACCGGGGCAAGCGCTCCATCGCGCTGGATCTGGAGGCGGAGGCCGACCGTAGCCTGCTCGACCGGCTGCTGGACCGCGCCGATGTGCTGGTGGAGAATTTCCGCCCCGGCGTCATGGCGCGGCACGGGCTCGACTGGGAGGCGCTGCGGCCCCGCCTGCCCCGGCTGATCTATGCCTCGGTGAGCGGCTACGGCCAGACCGGGCCGGATGCGAAACGCCCCGCCTACGATGCCGTGGTGCAGGCGCGCGGCGGGCTCATGGGGCTGACCGGCACAGCCGACGCGCCGGCACGGGCGGGCAGCTCGGTGGGCGATCTGGCGGGCGGCATGTTCCTCGTGCAGGGCATCCTCGCCGCGCTTTACGACCGCGAAAAGACCGGGCGCGGACGGCGGGTCGATATCGGGCTGCTCGACGCGCAGCTTGCGTTGATGGAACAGGCCGTGCCGCAGACCGCGCTCGGCCCCGCGCCGCAGGCCTCCGGCACACGTCACCCGGCGCTGGCACCCTGCGAGGCGGTGGCGGCCTCCGACGGGCCCTTCATGCTCGCCGCCGGGACCGACGCGCAGTTCGAGCGGCTCTGCCTCGCGCTGCAACTGCCGCTGGCCGAGGATCCGCGCTTTGCCGACAATGCCGCGCGGCTCGCCCATGTCCGGCTGCTGAAACGGCTGATCGAGGCCGCCACGCTGGAACATCCGCGCTCGCACTGGCTGTCCAGGCTCACCGCCGCCGGCGTGCCCTGCGCCCCGATCCAGAGCATGGAGCAGGTGATGAAGGATCCGCAGCTTCTGTCGCGCAACATGATCGTCGATGTGCTCGACCGTTACGGGCGCGCCAGCTTCAAGGCCGCCGGCAATCCGATCAAGATGTCTGAGATGGAGGACCGCCCGGCCCGGCCCGCCGCCCCGGAGCTCGACGGAAACCGCGCCGATATCCTGCGCTGGCTGGGCGCGGACTGA
- a CDS encoding disulfide bond formation protein B → MKRSRTLLVLLAAAGSAAVLLGAFGFQYLGGLPPCKLCLWQRWPHAAAVLFGAGALATRGPAMPLLGALSAATSGGIGVYHTGVERGWWPGPDSCTASGQITGISADDLLNQIMSAEIQRCDEVLWDLFGLSMASWNAIVSLVLVALWLAAAARSARRG, encoded by the coding sequence TTGAAACGCTCCCGCACGCTCCTCGTTCTGCTCGCCGCCGCCGGCTCCGCCGCGGTGCTGCTGGGCGCCTTCGGCTTTCAGTATCTGGGCGGTCTGCCGCCCTGCAAGCTCTGCCTCTGGCAGCGCTGGCCGCATGCCGCCGCCGTGCTCTTCGGCGCCGGCGCGCTGGCCACACGCGGACCTGCCATGCCGCTTCTGGGCGCGCTGTCGGCGGCGACCAGCGGTGGCATCGGGGTCTATCACACCGGAGTCGAGCGCGGCTGGTGGCCGGGGCCGGACAGCTGCACCGCCTCGGGTCAGATCACCGGCATCAGCGCCGACGATCTGCTCAACCAGATCATGAGCGCCGAAATCCAGCGCTGCGACGAGGTGCTGTGGGATCTGTTCGGCCTGTCGATGGCAAGCTGGAACGCCATTGTCAGCCTGGTGCTGGTGGCGCTGTGGCTCGCCGCCGCCGCACGGAGCGCGCGCCGGGGCTGA
- the gap gene encoding type I glyceraldehyde-3-phosphate dehydrogenase — protein MTVKVAINGFGRIGRNVLRAIIESGRTDIEVIAINDLGPVETNAHLLQFDSVHGRFPVEVKVDGDTIDVGRGPIKITAIRDPKELPWGDVDVALECTGIFTAREKAALHLENGSKRVLVSAPASGADKTIVFGVNDSALTSDDVVVSNASCTTNCLSPVAKVLNDAIGIEKGFMTTIHSYTGDQPTLDTMHKDLYRARAAAMSMIPTSTGAAKAVGLVLPELNGKLDGVAIRVPTPNVSVVDLVFEAKKSTTVEEINDAIRTAANGPLKGVLGYTDKKLVSSDFNHDSHSSVFHTDQTKVMEGSMCRILTWYDNEWGFSNRMGDTAVAIGKLI, from the coding sequence ATGACCGTCAAAGTCGCCATCAACGGCTTCGGGCGCATCGGGCGCAATGTGTTGCGCGCAATCATCGAATCGGGCCGCACCGATATCGAGGTGATCGCCATCAACGACCTCGGCCCGGTCGAGACCAACGCCCACCTGCTGCAATTCGACAGCGTGCATGGCCGCTTCCCCGTCGAGGTGAAGGTCGACGGCGACACCATCGACGTGGGCCGCGGCCCGATCAAGATCACCGCGATCCGCGACCCCAAGGAACTGCCCTGGGGCGATGTCGACGTGGCGCTGGAATGCACCGGGATCTTCACCGCCCGCGAAAAGGCGGCGCTGCATCTGGAGAACGGCTCCAAGCGGGTTCTGGTCTCGGCGCCGGCCTCGGGTGCCGACAAGACCATCGTCTTCGGCGTCAATGACAGCGCGCTGACCAGCGACGATGTCGTCGTGTCGAACGCCTCCTGCACCACCAACTGCCTGTCGCCGGTGGCCAAGGTGCTGAACGATGCCATCGGCATCGAAAAGGGCTTCATGACCACGATCCACAGCTATACCGGCGACCAGCCGACGCTGGACACGATGCACAAGGATCTCTACCGCGCCCGCGCCGCGGCGATGTCGATGATCCCGACCTCCACCGGCGCCGCCAAGGCCGTGGGCCTCGTGCTGCCGGAGCTCAATGGCAAGCTCGACGGGGTGGCGATCCGGGTGCCGACGCCGAATGTCTCGGTGGTGGATCTGGTCTTCGAGGCCAAGAAGAGCACGACCGTGGAAGAGATCAACGACGCGATCCGCACCGCCGCCAACGGCCCGCTCAAGGGCGTTCTGGGCTATACGGACAAGAAACTCGTGTCCTCGGATTTCAACCACGACTCGCACAGCTCGGTCTTCCACACCGACCAGACCAAGGTGATGGAGGGCAGCATGTGCCGGATCCTGACCTGGTACGACAACGAATGGGGTTTCTCCAACCGCATGGGCGATACCGCCGTGGCGATCGGCAAGCTGATCTGA
- a CDS encoding cytochrome b/b6 domain-containing protein, producing MTRHPIWDPLLRVFHWSLAGLFTANAFFTDEESATHEWVGYAIGGLLALRLLWGFVGPHSARFASFLPNRARIRGQLTDMATGRRRVHLMHTPIGALMIYNLLLTLAGIVATGVMMTTTMFWGIGWVEEMHEVLVGWAEISVLLHVAAVVFESLRTGVNLPGAMITGVKNVPDGANIEA from the coding sequence ATGACCCGCCACCCCATCTGGGACCCGCTGCTGCGGGTGTTCCACTGGAGCCTCGCCGGGCTCTTCACCGCCAACGCCTTTTTCACCGACGAAGAGAGCGCCACCCATGAATGGGTCGGCTATGCCATCGGCGGGCTGCTCGCGCTGCGCCTGCTCTGGGGCTTTGTCGGCCCGCATTCCGCGCGCTTTGCCAGTTTCCTGCCCAACCGCGCCCGCATTCGCGGCCAGCTCACCGACATGGCCACAGGCCGCCGCCGGGTGCATCTGATGCACACGCCCATCGGCGCGCTGATGATCTACAACCTGCTGCTGACCCTCGCCGGCATCGTCGCCACCGGGGTGATGATGACCACGACCATGTTCTGGGGCATCGGCTGGGTCGAGGAGATGCATGAGGTTCTGGTCGGCTGGGCCGAGATCTCGGTGCTGCTGCATGTGGCCGCCGTGGTCTTCGAAAGCCTGCGCACCGGGGTGAACCTGCCCGGCGCGATGATTACGGGTGTCAAAAACGTGCCGGATGGGGCAAATATCGAGGCATGA
- a CDS encoding PepSY domain-containing protein: MTKILAAALAALTLTAPAMASPDVDADTAAKVREKLTAEGYEVRRIDNEDGMIEVYALKDGARLELYLDAELNVVRSKTDD, encoded by the coding sequence ATGACCAAGATCCTCGCCGCCGCCCTCGCCGCGCTCACCCTTACCGCGCCCGCCATGGCCTCGCCCGATGTCGATGCCGACACCGCCGCCAAGGTCCGCGAAAAGCTCACCGCCGAGGGCTATGAGGTCCGCAGGATCGACAATGAGGACGGCATGATCGAGGTCTATGCGCTGAAAGACGGCGCGCGGCTGGAACTCTATCTCGACGCCGAACTGAACGTCGTCCGCTCCAAGACCGACGATTGA
- a CDS encoding DEAD/DEAH box helicase: MTKFSDLNLNPKVLKAIEEAGYESPTPIQEGAIPSALEGKDVLGIAQTGTGKTASFTLPMITLLARGRARARMPRSLVLCPTRELAAQVAENFDIYAKHVKLTKALLIGGVSFKEQDALIDKGVDVLIATPGRLLDHFERGKLLLTGVQIMVVDEADRMLDMGFIPDIERIFSLTPFTRQTLFFSATMAPEIERITNTFLSAPARIEVARQATASETIEQGAVFFKASRRDREGSEKRRVLRELIEREGEACTNAIVFCNRKVDVDVVAKSLKKYGYNAEPIHGDLDQSQRTRTLDGFRDGSIRLLIASDVAARGLDVPSVSHVFNFDVPSHAEDYVHRIGRTGRAGREGKAFTIVVPKDEKNFEDVEKLLEKEIPRVELPSAPKPKASAKQDVAEEPAAAAPEKADKGEKKSTRSRSRKSDKPAQEKPARRSERNDNNVVGMGDHMPEFIALSFEERRAS, from the coding sequence ATGACAAAGTTTTCTGACCTCAATCTGAACCCGAAAGTCCTGAAAGCCATCGAGGAGGCGGGCTATGAAAGCCCCACCCCGATCCAGGAAGGCGCGATCCCCTCCGCGCTCGAGGGCAAGGACGTGCTGGGTATCGCCCAGACCGGCACCGGCAAGACCGCCAGCTTCACCCTGCCGATGATCACCCTGCTGGCCCGTGGCCGCGCCCGCGCGCGCATGCCGCGCAGCCTGGTGCTCTGCCCGACGCGCGAGCTTGCCGCGCAGGTGGCCGAGAATTTCGACATCTACGCCAAGCATGTGAAGCTCACCAAGGCGCTGCTGATCGGCGGCGTCAGCTTCAAGGAGCAGGATGCGCTGATCGACAAGGGCGTCGATGTGCTGATCGCCACCCCGGGCCGGCTGCTCGACCATTTCGAGCGCGGCAAGCTGCTGCTCACCGGCGTGCAGATCATGGTGGTGGACGAGGCCGACCGCATGCTCGACATGGGGTTCATCCCCGATATCGAACGCATCTTCTCGCTGACGCCCTTCACCCGCCAGACGCTGTTCTTCTCCGCCACCATGGCGCCGGAGATCGAGCGCATCACCAACACCTTCCTCTCCGCCCCCGCGCGGATCGAGGTCGCGCGTCAGGCCACTGCCTCGGAGACGATCGAACAGGGCGCGGTGTTCTTCAAGGCGTCGCGCCGTGACCGCGAGGGCAGCGAGAAGCGCCGTGTGCTGCGCGAGCTGATCGAGCGTGAGGGCGAGGCCTGCACCAACGCCATCGTCTTCTGCAACCGCAAGGTCGATGTGGATGTGGTGGCGAAGTCGCTGAAGAAATACGGCTATAACGCCGAGCCGATCCATGGCGATCTCGACCAGAGCCAGCGCACCAGGACGCTGGATGGCTTCCGCGACGGCTCGATCCGGCTGCTGATCGCCTCGGATGTGGCGGCGCGCGGGCTGGATGTTCCCAGCGTCAGCCATGTGTTCAATTTCGACGTGCCGAGCCATGCCGAAGACTATGTGCACCGCATCGGCCGCACCGGCCGCGCCGGGCGCGAGGGCAAGGCCTTTACCATCGTCGTGCCGAAGGACGAGAAGAACTTCGAAGACGTGGAAAAGCTGCTCGAAAAAGAGATCCCCCGCGTCGAACTGCCGAGTGCGCCGAAACCCAAGGCGTCCGCCAAGCAGGATGTGGCCGAGGAGCCCGCGGCTGCGGCGCCCGAAAAGGCCGATAAAGGCGAGAAGAAAAGCACCCGCTCGCGGTCGCGCAAATCCGACAAGCCGGCGCAGGAAAAGCCCGCGCGGCGCTCGGAGCGGAACGACAACAATGTCGTCGGCATGGGCGATCACATGCCCGAGTTCATCGCGCTGAGCTTCGAGGAACGCCGCGCCAGCTGA
- a CDS encoding ABC transporter ATP-binding protein, whose protein sequence is MTSDALVRIQNVSKHFGDTTALDDLTLDIARGEFVTFLGPSGCGKSTTLRILGGFEQPSSGSVILDGTDVTRLPPEKRQVNMVFQDYALFPHMTVRQNISFGLELKGMSKPEIRRRQDEIMSFLELDAYGDRYPAQLSGGQRQRVALARALAPDPALLLLDEPLGALDAKLRGQVQQELKSIQRRTSKTFFFVTHDQEEALTMSDRIVVMNKGKVEQDGTPEELYFHPASRFVAEFIGETNLLTGELRGTEGGAVVMDWFGQTLRGHAPGGVPQAGTPITASVRLERLGFHAERPATANAVQGRVVGKTFLGSRMALDLLVEEAQGATLKAYVDADTGQSVGEAPVWIGWEESSMAVLRD, encoded by the coding sequence ATGACCTCAGACGCGCTCGTCCGCATCCAGAACGTCTCCAAGCATTTCGGCGACACCACGGCGCTGGACGATCTCACCCTCGATATCGCCCGCGGCGAATTCGTCACCTTCCTCGGCCCGTCGGGCTGCGGCAAGTCCACCACGCTGCGCATTCTCGGCGGGTTCGAGCAGCCGAGCTCGGGCAGCGTCATCCTCGACGGCACCGATGTGACCCGTCTGCCGCCGGAGAAACGCCAGGTGAACATGGTGTTTCAGGATTACGCGCTGTTTCCGCATATGACCGTGCGGCAGAACATCTCCTTCGGGCTGGAGCTGAAGGGGATGAGCAAACCCGAAATTCGCCGCCGGCAGGACGAGATCATGTCCTTTCTCGAGCTCGACGCCTATGGCGACCGCTACCCGGCGCAGCTTTCCGGCGGGCAGCGGCAGCGTGTGGCGCTGGCCCGGGCGCTGGCGCCCGATCCGGCGCTCCTGCTGCTCGACGAGCCGCTGGGCGCGCTCGATGCGAAACTGCGCGGGCAGGTGCAGCAGGAACTGAAAAGCATCCAGCGCCGCACCAGCAAGACCTTCTTCTTCGTGACCCACGATCAGGAAGAGGCGCTGACCATGTCCGACCGCATCGTGGTGATGAACAAGGGTAAGGTGGAACAGGACGGCACGCCCGAAGAGCTCTATTTCCATCCCGCGAGCCGCTTTGTGGCAGAGTTCATCGGCGAGACGAACCTGCTCACCGGCGAGCTGCGCGGCACCGAGGGCGGCGCGGTGGTGATGGACTGGTTCGGCCAGACCCTGCGCGGCCATGCGCCGGGTGGCGTGCCGCAGGCGGGCACGCCGATCACCGCCTCGGTGCGTCTGGAGCGGCTGGGCTTTCACGCCGAGCGCCCGGCGACGGCGAACGCGGTGCAGGGCAGGGTGGTCGGCAAGACCTTCCTCGGCAGCCGCATGGCGCTGGATCTGCTGGTGGAAGAGGCGCAGGGCGCGACGCTCAAGGCCTATGTGGATGCGGATACCGGCCAGTCGGTGGGCGAGGCGCCAGTCTGGATCGGCTGGGAAGAGAGCAGCATGGCTGTGCTGCGCGACTGA
- a CDS encoding helix-turn-helix transcriptional regulator, translating to MTTATPTGAERSAPLVGLIAVQILCAAFFLFDVAKDGIEIGWPPFTHWEFVVELLAALSLIAAVAVELRWLMALLRRKAHLERQLSLAAGAFHDIVAAQFESWGLTPSEQDVAMLTLKGLAIAEIAEIRGSAEGTVKSHLNGIYRKAGVTGRGAFLSLFIEELMSTPRSAPPEGA from the coding sequence ATGACCACCGCCACACCGACCGGAGCCGAGCGCTCCGCCCCGCTTGTCGGGCTGATCGCCGTGCAGATCCTCTGCGCGGCCTTCTTCCTTTTCGATGTCGCCAAGGACGGCATCGAGATCGGCTGGCCACCGTTTACCCACTGGGAATTCGTGGTCGAGCTGCTGGCGGCGCTGTCGCTGATCGCGGCGGTGGCGGTCGAGCTGCGCTGGCTGATGGCGCTCCTGCGGCGCAAGGCGCATCTGGAGCGGCAGCTCTCGCTGGCCGCCGGCGCCTTTCACGACATCGTTGCGGCGCAGTTCGAAAGCTGGGGGCTGACGCCCTCGGAACAGGATGTGGCGATGCTGACGCTCAAGGGGCTGGCCATCGCCGAGATCGCCGAAATCCGCGGCTCGGCGGAGGGAACGGTGAAATCCCACCTCAACGGCATCTACCGCAAGGCCGGGGTGACCGGGCGCGGCGCCTTCCTCAGCCTCTTCATCGAAGAGCTCATGTCCACCCCCAGGAGCGCCCCGCCAGAAGGCGCGTGA
- a CDS encoding ASKHA domain-containing protein, whose amino-acid sequence MTQDPLVVFTPSGKRGRFAAGTPVLTAARQLGVDLDSVCGGRGICSKCQVVPGFGDFPKHGIHSGEDALSGWNTVEARYDEKRGLPPGRRLSCQAQILGDVVIDVPPESQVHRQVVRKAASARVIEMDPATRLYYIEVEAPDMHEPTGDLERIARALKAQWGIEKISTEFSTLASLQPILRKGDWKITVALHKTDISADPRLIAAWPGLHEAGIYGLAIDLGSTTIAAHLTNLDSGDVVASSGIMNPQIRFGEDLMSRVSYAMMNPGGDAEMTAAVREAISTLASEIAREAGIDPALILETVFVCNPVMHHLLLGIDPVELGQAPFALATSSALNLTAADLGLTTLPASAQVYILPCIAGHVGADAAAVALSEQPGKSEDLVLIVDVGTNAEILLGDKTRVLACSSPTGPAFEGAQISSGQRAAAGAIEAVRIDPETKEPRFRIIGSKFWSDERGFAKAVARSGITGICGSGIIEAVAEMRMAGVLDASGLIGSAEQTGSARCIAEGRTHAYVLHDGRATGGPLITVTQGDIRAIQLAKSALYAGARLLMDTRGVDKVDRVVLAGAFGAHISPLHAMVLGMIPDVPLDKVTSAGNAAGTGARIALCNLAARRQIEADVGAITKVETAIEPRFQEHFVAANAIPHATDPFPELAREVTLPQVGFKKGDEGGGRRRRRRA is encoded by the coding sequence ATGACCCAGGATCCCCTCGTCGTCTTCACCCCCTCGGGCAAGCGCGGCCGCTTTGCCGCCGGCACCCCCGTGCTGACCGCCGCGCGGCAGCTCGGTGTCGATCTCGATTCCGTCTGCGGCGGGCGCGGCATCTGTTCGAAATGCCAGGTGGTGCCGGGCTTCGGCGACTTTCCGAAACACGGCATCCATTCCGGCGAAGACGCGCTCTCGGGCTGGAACACCGTCGAGGCGCGCTATGACGAAAAGCGTGGCCTGCCGCCCGGACGACGGCTGAGCTGTCAGGCGCAGATCCTCGGCGATGTGGTGATCGACGTGCCGCCGGAAAGCCAGGTGCACCGGCAGGTGGTGCGCAAGGCGGCCTCGGCGCGGGTCATCGAGATGGACCCGGCGACGCGGCTCTACTACATCGAGGTCGAGGCGCCGGACATGCACGAGCCGACCGGCGATCTCGAACGCATCGCGCGGGCGCTGAAGGCGCAATGGGGCATCGAAAAGATATCCACAGAGTTTTCCACACTTGCCTCCCTGCAACCTATCCTGCGCAAAGGCGACTGGAAAATCACCGTCGCCCTGCACAAAACCGATATTTCCGCCGATCCGCGCCTCATTGCCGCCTGGCCCGGGCTGCACGAGGCGGGGATCTACGGGCTGGCGATCGACCTCGGCTCCACCACCATCGCCGCGCATCTGACCAATCTCGACAGCGGCGATGTGGTCGCTTCCTCGGGGATCATGAATCCGCAGATCCGCTTTGGCGAGGATCTGATGAGCCGGGTGTCCTATGCGATGATGAATCCCGGCGGCGATGCCGAGATGACCGCCGCCGTGCGCGAGGCGATTTCGACCCTGGCCAGCGAGATCGCGCGCGAGGCCGGCATCGACCCGGCGCTGATCCTCGAGACGGTGTTCGTCTGCAATCCGGTGATGCATCACCTGCTGCTGGGCATCGACCCGGTGGAGCTGGGACAGGCGCCCTTTGCGCTCGCCACCTCCTCGGCGCTCAATCTCACCGCCGCCGATCTGGGGCTGACCACCCTGCCCGCCTCGGCGCAGGTCTATATCCTGCCTTGCATCGCCGGCCATGTCGGCGCCGATGCCGCCGCCGTGGCGCTGTCGGAGCAGCCCGGCAAATCCGAAGACCTCGTGCTCATCGTCGATGTCGGCACCAATGCCGAGATCCTGCTGGGCGACAAGACCCGGGTGCTGGCCTGTTCCTCGCCCACCGGCCCCGCCTTCGAGGGTGCGCAGATCAGTTCCGGCCAGCGCGCCGCCGCCGGCGCCATCGAGGCGGTGCGCATCGACCCCGAGACCAAGGAGCCGCGGTTCCGCATCATCGGCAGCAAGTTCTGGTCGGACGAGCGTGGCTTTGCCAAGGCGGTGGCGCGCAGCGGCATCACCGGGATCTGCGGCTCGGGCATCATCGAGGCGGTGGCCGAGATGCGCATGGCAGGCGTCTTGGACGCCTCGGGGCTGATCGGCTCGGCGGAGCAGACCGGCAGCGCGCGCTGTATCGCCGAAGGGCGCACCCATGCCTATGTGCTGCATGACGGGCGCGCCACCGGCGGGCCGCTGATCACCGTGACCCAGGGCGATATCCGCGCCATCCAGCTGGCGAAATCGGCGCTTTATGCGGGCGCGCGGCTGCTGATGGACACGCGCGGCGTCGACAAGGTCGACCGGGTGGTGCTCGCGGGCGCTTTCGGCGCGCATATCTCGCCGCTGCATGCCATGGTGCTGGGGATGATCCCCGATGTGCCGCTCGACAAGGTAACCTCGGCGGGCAATGCCGCCGGCACCGGCGCGCGGATCGCGCTTTGCAACCTCGCCGCGCGGCGGCAGATCGAGGCGGATGTGGGCGCCATCACCAAGGTCGAGACCGCCATCGAGCCGCGCTTTCAGGAGCATTTCGTCGCCGCCAACGCCATCCCCCACGCCACCGATCCTTTCCCGGAACTGGCGCGCGAGGTGACGCTGCCGCAGGTCGGGTTCAAGAAGGGCGACGAGGGTGGCGGACGCCGCCGGCGGCGCCGGGCGTAA
- a CDS encoding YqaA family protein gives MLRRLYDWTMSLADHPRALWALAAVSFIEASVFPIPPDVLMIPMVLAAPRRAWLIALVATVSSVLGGLAGYGIGHFFFEGLGRPILETLGKADHMEAFNARFNGVGFWAVLIAGVTPFPFKVITIMSGWTAMPLGTFVVTAIVARAIRFFIVAGLLWGFGAPVRDFIERRLGLVFTLFVLLLLGGFYLVRYL, from the coding sequence ATGCTGCGCCGCCTCTATGACTGGACGATGTCGCTCGCCGATCATCCGCGGGCGCTCTGGGCGCTGGCCGCGGTGTCCTTCATCGAGGCCTCGGTCTTTCCGATCCCGCCCGACGTGCTGATGATCCCGATGGTGCTCGCCGCACCGCGCCGGGCCTGGCTGATCGCGCTGGTGGCGACCGTGTCGTCGGTGCTGGGCGGGCTCGCGGGCTATGGCATCGGGCATTTCTTCTTCGAGGGGCTGGGCCGGCCGATCCTCGAGACGCTCGGCAAGGCCGATCACATGGAAGCGTTCAACGCGCGCTTCAACGGCGTGGGCTTCTGGGCCGTGCTGATCGCGGGCGTCACCCCCTTCCCGTTCAAGGTGATCACCATCATGTCGGGCTGGACGGCGATGCCGCTCGGCACCTTTGTGGTCACTGCCATTGTGGCGCGCGCCATCCGCTTCTTTATCGTGGCAGGTCTGCTCTGGGGCTTCGGCGCGCCGGTGCGCGACTTCATCGAGCGTCGGCTGGGCCTCGTCTTCACCCTCTTCGTGCTGCTCCTCTTGGGCGGCTTCTACCTCGTGAGGTATCTTTGA